From Pigmentibacter ruber, a single genomic window includes:
- a CDS encoding ZIP family metal transporter, with the protein MIDKAHFIYVIIIGTSVTFLASCIGALPIFFSKNISLKIRNILMGVSAGVMLGAVCFSLINPAINLTEIKFNNKIIVAGYISLFILIGSFFISYLNEKIPHEHFLKGKEGKDIKSLKRIWLFVLAITIHNFPEGMAVGVGLGSGELKIALPIIVGIALQDLPEGLVVALSLKAYGYSNKYAITATLLSGLAESLGALIGCITTSLSTALLPASLAFCAGAMLYVICGEMIPELHKEEINSAKATTGFIFGFILMLFLDVGLSW; encoded by the coding sequence GTGATAGATAAAGCACATTTTATTTATGTCATCATTATCGGCACCTCCGTTACCTTTTTAGCTTCCTGTATTGGAGCATTACCCATCTTCTTTTCCAAAAATATTTCTTTAAAAATTCGAAATATTTTAATGGGAGTTAGTGCTGGAGTAATGTTAGGTGCCGTTTGTTTTTCTCTTATAAATCCAGCTATTAATCTTACTGAAATAAAATTTAATAACAAAATAATAGTAGCTGGGTATATTTCTTTATTCATTTTAATTGGTAGTTTTTTTATCAGTTACTTAAATGAAAAAATACCCCATGAACATTTTTTAAAAGGTAAAGAAGGAAAAGACATAAAGTCTTTAAAACGTATTTGGTTATTTGTACTAGCAATAACAATCCATAATTTCCCTGAAGGGATGGCCGTTGGAGTCGGTCTTGGGAGTGGAGAATTAAAAATAGCTTTACCAATAATTGTAGGAATAGCTTTACAAGATCTTCCAGAAGGTCTTGTTGTTGCATTATCCTTAAAAGCTTATGGATATTCTAATAAATATGCTATTACTGCTACCCTTCTTTCCGGCCTTGCCGAATCATTAGGTGCATTAATTGGTTGTATCACAACCTCTTTATCTACAGCTTTATTGCCAGCTAGTTTAGCTTTTTGTGCTGGTGCCATGCTTTATGTCATCTGTGGAGAAATGATTCCTGAACTCCATAAAGAAGAAATAAACAGTGCCAAAGCGACAACAGGATTTATCTTTGGATTTATTTTAATGCTTTTTCTTGATGTTGGCTTAAGTTGGTAA
- a CDS encoding phosphoribosylformylglycinamidine synthase subunit PurQ, whose amino-acid sequence MKKKTLVPVFPGTNCEKESLLWIANNLETNAEYLDLERHSHLKKDDIDFIFIPGGFSFGDYLRAGALAARTKEMAFVKEKALENIPILGICNGFQILCESGLLPGALIKNITRQHHHFPVSIRIDTCFLDESNQAKKSLWIPKFRGQALENVNRIFGKEIFIPMSCGMGNWLPPSAEKDKNLAEKNAVVYYNFNENGSYKSIAGLTNESGTIFGMMPHPERASEEILGGNEGLIFLLGISQTKNIAIKQGSPLALFVEQLTQGENYV is encoded by the coding sequence ATGAAGAAAAAAACTTTAGTACCAGTTTTCCCAGGTACAAACTGTGAAAAAGAATCCTTATTATGGATTGCAAATAATTTAGAAACTAATGCTGAATATCTAGATTTAGAAAGACATAGTCATTTAAAAAAAGATGATATTGATTTTATTTTTATTCCTGGTGGTTTTAGTTTTGGCGATTATTTGCGTGCAGGTGCTTTAGCAGCCAGAACAAAAGAAATGGCTTTTGTAAAAGAAAAAGCTTTGGAAAATATTCCTATTCTAGGAATTTGCAATGGCTTTCAAATTTTATGCGAAAGTGGCCTTTTACCAGGTGCGTTGATTAAAAATATTACGCGCCAACATCATCATTTTCCTGTTTCAATAAGAATAGATACCTGTTTCTTAGATGAATCAAATCAAGCAAAAAAGTCACTTTGGATTCCTAAGTTTAGAGGACAAGCTTTAGAAAATGTGAACAGAATTTTTGGCAAAGAAATTTTCATACCTATGTCATGTGGTATGGGTAACTGGTTGCCACCATCTGCTGAAAAAGATAAAAATTTAGCTGAGAAAAATGCAGTTGTTTATTATAACTTTAATGAAAATGGAAGTTATAAATCAATCGCAGGATTAACAAATGAAAGTGGTACCATTTTTGGTATGATGCCACATCCTGAGCGTGCTTCTGAAGAGATTTTAGGTGGAAATGAAGGCTTAATTTTTCTTTTAGGAATTTCACAAACAAAAAATATAGCTATAAAGCAAGGAAGTCCACTTGCTTTGTTTGTAGAACAACTGACTCAAGGAGAAAATTATGTTTGA
- a CDS encoding DDE-type integrase/transposase/recombinase gives MASKERIDKQHRYPWAVIETAVQLYFQQNMTFRSVSEKMLAHGVEVSHKTVYEWVQKFGDNVDKKSRKRIPSYEVEESYVKCNGDWKYMYRACDRQDSTLSICMRDKKNLASAKSFFKKNLENN, from the coding sequence ATGGCAAGCAAAGAAAGAATTGATAAACAACATCGTTACCCTTGGGCAGTGATTGAAACTGCTGTTCAGCTTTATTTTCAACAAAATATGACATTTCGTTCCGTTTCCGAAAAAATGCTAGCACATGGCGTTGAAGTATCACATAAAACTGTCTATGAATGGGTTCAAAAATTTGGTGATAATGTTGATAAAAAATCACGTAAACGTATTCCAAGCTATGAAGTTGAAGAATCATATGTAAAATGCAATGGAGATTGGAAATACATGTATCGTGCATGCGATCGCCAAGATTCTACTTTAAGCATTTGTATGCGTGATAAGAAAAATCTTGCTTCTGCTAAATCTTTCTTTAAAAAGAACTTAGAAAATAACTAA
- a CDS encoding peroxiredoxin encodes MSRLLSIAQRFPDFSVSAVVSLEKGKEFNTINLASTLGKWSVFFFWPMDFTFVCPTEIAEFNQANKKFLDRDAQLYGVSTDSQFVHLAWRQHHPDLINLQFPMLADNKKELSEALGVLHPSEKVPLRATYIVDPTGIIRWVSVNDLSVGRNVNEVLRTLDALQTDELCPCNWEKGQDTIKLS; translated from the coding sequence ATGTCTCGTTTACTAAGTATTGCACAAAGATTCCCCGACTTTAGCGTTTCTGCAGTTGTTTCGCTTGAAAAAGGTAAAGAATTCAACACTATCAATTTAGCTTCAACGCTTGGAAAGTGGTCTGTTTTTTTCTTTTGGCCTATGGATTTTACTTTTGTTTGTCCAACAGAAATTGCTGAATTTAACCAAGCAAATAAAAAATTCTTGGATAGAGATGCGCAGCTTTATGGAGTTAGCACTGATAGCCAATTTGTGCATTTAGCATGGCGTCAACATCATCCAGATTTAATAAATCTTCAATTTCCAATGCTTGCTGATAATAAAAAAGAACTTAGTGAAGCTTTAGGAGTACTTCATCCAAGTGAAAAAGTTCCTTTAAGAGCAACTTATATCGTTGATCCTACTGGAATCATTAGATGGGTAAGCGTCAATGATTTATCTGTTGGAAGAAATGTAAATGAAGTCCTACGTACTTTAGATGCTTTACAAACAGATGAACTCTGTCCATGCAATTGGGAAAAAGGTCAAGACACTATTAAGTTAAGTTAA
- a CDS encoding carboxymuconolactone decarboxylase family protein has product MMENLEYLNTFIDKYTENLEGTIPKDLKLNFTKLLSTEDLNTEEKLLLLICISKTLDFQELYHSVLEVANLSKIAHSSINEAKQIPAIMGMLNTYYKFKFFSEKNPQSNNINYGAPNLRMQSLMNPNMPKETFELLSIAVSILNSCEKCVIAHEKALLELSVPAQKIHATMKFAAVTKGLSCL; this is encoded by the coding sequence ATGATGGAAAATTTAGAATATTTAAATACATTTATTGATAAATATACTGAAAATTTAGAAGGGACAATCCCAAAGGATTTAAAATTAAATTTTACTAAACTTTTATCAACCGAAGATTTAAACACAGAAGAAAAGTTACTTTTACTTATTTGTATTAGCAAAACATTAGACTTTCAAGAACTCTATCACTCTGTATTAGAAGTTGCTAATTTAAGCAAAATAGCTCATTCTTCTATAAATGAAGCTAAACAGATCCCTGCTATAATGGGAATGCTAAATACATATTATAAGTTTAAATTTTTTAGTGAAAAAAATCCTCAGAGTAACAATATAAATTATGGTGCACCAAATTTAAGAATGCAAAGTTTGATGAATCCAAATATGCCGAAAGAAACCTTTGAGCTTTTATCAATTGCTGTTAGTATTCTTAATAGCTGTGAAAAATGTGTTATTGCGCATGAAAAAGCTTTGTTAGAATTATCTGTTCCTGCGCAAAAAATTCATGCAACTATGAAGTTTGCAGCAGTTACTAAAGGTCTAAGTTGCTTATAA
- the purB gene encoding adenylosuccinate lyase — translation MIERYSRPEMKALWTEDAKYASWAEVEKAHLSTLIDSGEAPQEVISIFEKALRNKSPDDFLKREQETGHDVIAFVAEVGDAMGDKGHFLHKGLTSSDVLDTSLSLRIRSSLSILTKTIQKIRENLAAKSFEHSKTVCIGRTHGIHAEPMSFGQVLSSHFAEFQRAHLEILQAQKIMSFGKLSGAVGTYSQMSPKFEAAVLTKLNLEPEYVATQVIPRDRIVTVANAILSATNAVERFAVNMRHWARTELGEVLEPFGKKQKGSSAMPHKKNPILAENLCGLARSIRGYVGMLSENVALWHERDISHSSVERIALPDIFVTADFMLARCASLIEGMQIRPEAMLANLWKSGGLWASQSVLTALVSSGMNRTEAYEFVQAIALNISAKVSTVGVEQKQFLHDLLQNKKVTEIVGNNTLSTLFDTERYLITVPVTFKRVFGITPEEFARKNNLSNDMKIPALQKVIKVTVELLPDVLDTEAKTIANDMRSSGTDVLDMRQQKSFFVRLPGHSSPENINSYTQEVLYNPVIEQYKIEVVQ, via the coding sequence ATGATTGAACGTTATTCTCGCCCCGAAATGAAAGCTTTATGGACAGAAGATGCCAAGTATGCCTCATGGGCAGAAGTAGAAAAAGCACATTTATCTACTTTGATTGATTCTGGAGAGGCGCCCCAAGAAGTCATTTCTATCTTTGAAAAGGCTTTAAGAAACAAAAGTCCAGATGACTTTCTAAAGCGAGAGCAAGAAACGGGTCACGATGTCATTGCCTTTGTAGCAGAAGTCGGAGACGCTATGGGTGACAAAGGTCACTTTTTACATAAAGGTTTAACTAGCTCCGACGTCTTAGATACCAGCCTTTCCCTTCGCATCCGTTCTTCACTTTCAATCCTTACAAAAACTATCCAAAAAATCAGAGAAAATTTAGCTGCTAAATCATTTGAACATTCTAAAACAGTTTGTATTGGTAGAACACACGGTATTCATGCAGAACCTATGAGTTTTGGTCAGGTGCTAAGTAGCCATTTTGCTGAATTTCAAAGAGCCCATTTAGAAATTTTACAAGCTCAAAAAATTATGTCCTTTGGGAAACTTTCCGGAGCTGTAGGTACATATTCCCAAATGTCTCCTAAATTTGAGGCAGCAGTATTAACAAAATTAAATTTAGAACCAGAATACGTTGCTACCCAGGTTATCCCAAGGGACAGAATTGTTACAGTAGCTAATGCTATTTTATCTGCCACAAATGCAGTTGAGCGCTTTGCAGTAAATATGCGCCACTGGGCTAGAACGGAACTTGGTGAGGTATTGGAGCCCTTTGGCAAAAAGCAAAAAGGAAGCTCTGCAATGCCACATAAGAAAAATCCAATATTAGCTGAAAATTTATGCGGATTAGCAAGATCTATTCGGGGTTATGTAGGAATGCTCTCTGAAAATGTTGCATTATGGCATGAAAGAGATATTTCTCACAGTAGTGTTGAGCGAATTGCCTTGCCAGATATTTTTGTTACAGCTGACTTTATGCTTGCACGTTGTGCATCTTTAATTGAAGGAATGCAAATTCGACCTGAAGCTATGTTAGCTAATTTATGGAAATCTGGTGGATTATGGGCAAGCCAAAGTGTTTTAACTGCTTTGGTCTCTAGTGGAATGAACAGAACTGAAGCATACGAATTTGTTCAAGCAATAGCTTTAAATATTTCTGCTAAAGTTTCTACTGTTGGTGTTGAACAAAAACAATTTTTACACGATCTCCTGCAAAATAAAAAAGTGACTGAAATTGTTGGCAATAATACTTTAAGTACCCTATTTGATACAGAAAGATATTTAATAACAGTTCCTGTTACTTTTAAACGCGTTTTTGGTATTACACCTGAAGAATTCGCACGCAAAAATAATTTATCAAATGACATGAAAATCCCAGCATTACAAAAAGTTATTAAAGTAACTGTAGAACTCCTCCCAGATGTTCTTGACACAGAGGCTAAAACAATTGCAAACGATATGAGGTCTTCTGGAACAGACGTGCTCGATATGCGCCAACAGAAATCATTTTTTGTTCGTCTTCCTGGTCACTCTTCTCCAGAAAATATTAACTCATATACGCAAGAAGTTTTATACAACCCTGTGATTGAGCAGTATAAGATTGAGGTTGTCCAATGA